A stretch of the Sphingomonas sp. CL5.1 genome encodes the following:
- a CDS encoding GcrA family cell cycle regulator has product MSWTEERIHTLKTMWEGGQTASQIAEALGGVSRNAVIGKAHRLGLQSRPSPVVPKEAEARLEPKPEAKAPPPVAAAPVREPVAAPPPPPAAAPAMPRASEPKPITITTDLSPRQPNENQPVLRSVGPGGFVRQAPGEQQPPIAPAPPRRLVPAKPSPEIAGKTTLLDLSDKVCKWPLGHPGEPDFHFCGEKVNPGFPYCVAHCGHAYQAQLPRRDRRAPPIPFGGPRMR; this is encoded by the coding sequence ATGTCGTGGACCGAGGAGCGTATCCACACGCTCAAGACCATGTGGGAAGGCGGGCAGACCGCGAGCCAGATCGCCGAGGCGCTCGGCGGGGTGAGTCGCAATGCGGTGATCGGCAAGGCGCATCGCCTGGGCCTGCAATCGCGCCCGTCGCCGGTCGTCCCCAAGGAGGCCGAGGCAAGGCTGGAGCCGAAGCCCGAGGCGAAGGCGCCGCCGCCCGTCGCCGCCGCACCCGTGCGCGAGCCGGTCGCCGCACCGCCTCCGCCGCCCGCCGCCGCGCCGGCGATGCCGCGCGCGTCGGAGCCGAAGCCGATCACCATCACCACCGATCTTTCGCCGCGTCAGCCGAACGAGAACCAGCCGGTGCTGCGCTCGGTCGGCCCTGGCGGCTTCGTGCGGCAGGCGCCGGGCGAGCAGCAGCCGCCGATCGCCCCGGCCCCGCCGCGCCGCCTCGTCCCGGCCAAGCCCTCGCCGGAGATCGCCGGCAAGACGACCTTGCTCGATCTCAGCGACAAGGTGTGCAAATGGCCGCTCGGCCACCCCGGCGAGCCGGATTTCCACTTCTGCGGCGAGAAGGTGAATCCGGGCTTCCCTTATTGCGTCGCGCATTGCGGCCATGCCTATCAGGCGCAATTGCCGCGCCGCGACCGGCGCGCGCCGCCGATCCCGTTCGGCGGGCCGCGGATGCGCTGA
- a CDS encoding ABC transporter permease, whose translation MSSHPPIGQIPSAIRNAPGVPVIRNVNWGGLKTLYVKEVRRFFKVQLQTIWAPAATTLLFLIVFTIATGAKRPVHVGGVDIPFADFIAPGLIISQGMMGPAFANASFSLLVGKIQGTIVDYLQPPLSSAELLTALVGGAMTRAFLVGLICWAAMALYPGVHVTPLHPWAVIWFGFLGAAFLSFLGVLTSIWAEKFDHAAAVTNFVIAPLALLSGTFYSVDRLAPAFRAFSHANPFFYIISGFRYGFVGTADSPVLVGSVVILAIDAALGVLCYVLLRRGWKLKN comes from the coding sequence ATGAGCAGCCATCCCCCAATCGGCCAAATTCCGTCGGCGATCAGGAACGCGCCCGGCGTCCCGGTGATCCGGAACGTCAATTGGGGCGGCCTGAAGACCCTCTATGTGAAGGAGGTGCGCCGGTTCTTCAAGGTGCAGCTCCAGACGATCTGGGCGCCAGCCGCCACCACGCTCCTGTTCCTGATCGTCTTCACCATCGCCACCGGTGCGAAACGGCCGGTGCATGTCGGCGGCGTCGACATCCCCTTCGCCGATTTCATCGCCCCCGGCCTGATCATCAGCCAGGGGATGATGGGGCCGGCCTTCGCCAACGCCAGCTTCTCGCTGCTGGTCGGCAAGATCCAGGGGACGATCGTCGATTATCTCCAGCCGCCGTTGTCCAGCGCCGAGCTGCTGACCGCGCTGGTCGGCGGGGCGATGACGCGGGCGTTCCTCGTCGGGCTGATCTGCTGGGCGGCGATGGCGCTCTATCCCGGCGTGCACGTAACGCCGTTGCATCCGTGGGCGGTGATCTGGTTCGGCTTCCTCGGCGCGGCGTTCCTCTCGTTCCTCGGCGTGCTGACCTCGATCTGGGCGGAAAAGTTCGATCATGCGGCGGCGGTGACCAATTTCGTGATCGCGCCGCTGGCGCTGCTGTCCGGCACTTTCTATTCGGTCGACCGCCTCGCCCCCGCGTTCCGCGCGTTCAGCCACGCCAATCCGTTCTTCTACATCATCTCCGGCTTCCGTTACGGCTTCGTCGGCACCGCCGATTCGCCGGTGCTGGTGGGCAGCGTGGTGATCCTCGCGATCGACGCGGCGCTGGGGGTGCTCTGCTACGTCCTGCTGCGGCGGGGGTGGAAGCTCAAGAACTGA
- a CDS encoding DUF4440 domain-containing protein — MVADPRIAGALAAVNAIDRAAVADDHAAFAALLADDLAVNNPQNGVSVRGATARRSAAGQISYARYDRVIEYAGLRGDMVVLMGEEIVIPRSDGATPTRAVHRRFTDFWEWTKGGWKLTVRQATIITRP, encoded by the coding sequence GTGGTGGCCGATCCGCGGATCGCCGGTGCGCTGGCCGCCGTGAACGCCATCGACCGGGCGGCCGTCGCTGACGACCACGCGGCGTTTGCGGCGCTGTTGGCCGACGACCTTGCGGTCAACAATCCGCAGAACGGCGTTTCGGTCAGAGGCGCGACCGCCCGACGCAGCGCCGCCGGCCAGATCAGCTATGCGCGTTACGATCGCGTGATCGAATATGCCGGCTTGCGCGGCGATATGGTCGTTCTGATGGGGGAGGAGATCGTGATCCCGCGAAGTGACGGCGCGACGCCGACGCGCGCGGTTCATCGCCGTTTCACCGATTTCTGGGAATGGACGAAGGGCGGCTGGAAACTGACCGTCCGTCAAGCAACCATCATCACGCGCCCGTGA
- a CDS encoding deoxyguanosinetriphosphate triphosphohydrolase — MVPPAPWASDPATGRGRLHRESAGVPRGPRDDYQRDRDRIIHSIAFRRLRHKTQVFLAPDGDHFRVRLTHSLEVAQIGRTIARALGLNEDLTEAVCLAHDIGHPPFGHAGEDALKAATMAAGGFDHNGHSLRTLMRIERSYPRFDGLNLTWETLEGLAKHNGPVRHPGWALAEADAEAGLELGTWPGLEAQIAALADDIAYDNHDIDDGLRAGLLTPAQLLEVPLVARGWSAAKARFPDISDRRLSRELVRQQIGTMVLDLIAETRRRIAESGVGDVADVRAAGRALAAFSDAMREEERDLKRFMYANLYHHPRQLEAAAAAHDVVAGLFAAFRADPLLMPEEWRAALPADEPALSRHIADYIAGMTDRFAIREYERVVGPARMPEGF; from the coding sequence ATCGTCCCGCCCGCGCCCTGGGCGTCCGATCCGGCGACAGGGCGTGGGCGGCTCCACCGCGAATCGGCCGGCGTGCCGCGCGGCCCGCGCGACGATTACCAGCGCGACCGCGACCGCATCATCCACTCGATCGCCTTCCGGCGGCTGCGCCACAAGACGCAGGTTTTCCTCGCCCCCGACGGCGATCACTTCCGCGTCCGGTTGACCCATAGCCTCGAGGTGGCGCAGATCGGCCGCACGATCGCGCGCGCGCTGGGATTGAACGAGGACCTGACCGAAGCGGTCTGCCTGGCGCACGATATCGGCCACCCGCCGTTCGGCCACGCCGGCGAGGACGCGCTGAAGGCCGCGACCATGGCTGCGGGCGGTTTCGACCACAACGGCCACAGCCTGCGCACGCTGATGCGGATCGAGCGATCCTATCCGCGCTTCGATGGCCTCAACCTGACATGGGAGACGCTGGAGGGGCTGGCCAAGCACAACGGCCCGGTGCGCCATCCCGGCTGGGCGCTGGCCGAGGCGGACGCCGAGGCCGGGCTGGAGCTGGGCACCTGGCCGGGCCTGGAGGCGCAGATCGCGGCGCTGGCCGACGACATCGCCTATGACAATCACGACATCGACGATGGCTTGCGCGCCGGGCTGCTGACGCCGGCGCAATTGCTGGAGGTGCCGCTGGTCGCGCGTGGCTGGTCGGCGGCGAAGGCGCGCTTTCCCGATATCTCCGACCGACGGCTCTCGCGCGAGCTGGTGCGCCAGCAGATCGGCACGATGGTGCTCGATCTGATCGCGGAGACCAGGCGCCGCATCGCCGAATCGGGCGTGGGCGATGTGGCCGACGTGCGCGCGGCGGGACGGGCGCTGGCCGCCTTCTCGGACGCGATGCGCGAGGAGGAGCGCGACCTCAAACGCTTCATGTACGCCAACCTCTATCATCATCCGCGACAGCTCGAGGCGGCGGCGGCGGCGCATGATGTGGTGGCCGGCCTGTTCGCGGCGTTCCGCGCCGACCCGCTGCTGATGCCGGAGGAATGGCGCGCCGCGCTCCCGGCGGACGAACCGGCGTTGAGCCGCCACATCGCGGATTACATCGCCGGCATGACCGACCGGTTCGCGATCCGGGAATATGAGCGCGTGGTCGGGCCGGCGCGGATGCCGGAGGGGTTTTAG
- a CDS encoding tetratricopeptide repeat protein: protein MKRTISLAFLALASATALPALAAPQMVQPLPQAGSDADQLAAAMRTVGANPRDLNALIEAGELSLKLGDASGAAALFKRADEIDPMNGRVKAGMARILVQQERPGEALRYFDQAAGYGLDPRSFAGDRGLAYDLIGEQERAQRDYRLALKAGPQDEVQRRYALSLAISGRQEEALKEIEPLLRGGDRGAWRARAFILAMGGDVAGAEKIATTMMPGGMASGLAPFFQRLPSLAPVDKAFAVHFGEVRASAARLADARLTPSLPPLGPDAGAPVRVATVTPPATPPVVETARNRRDRSRGKPAAPVAVAAAATSVPSPAAEPLPQPPSYPGKGVVFAAPSEVTQKLPPRAPYQAVPASEAAQKPLPPIEVASVTNPPPAPVEPPRPRRSSRRAPPKGGEDSILAKIIAGIAVPESEMTEARPPEKKVETVATRRKARAEEAVETADATPPKRGRGKAGAKTEEPAETADATPPRHGRGKASARAEETDADEAKPKKLTAAQKKAEEAKKLAATKKAEEAKKAAEERKAAKAEPARIWVQVAGGANEEDLPKAWAAVKGKTATLAGKHAYTTRLRATNRVVTGPFKTEAEARAMVNKLAKEGVSAFTFTSNAGQKMTKIEGK from the coding sequence ATGAAGCGCACCATTTCCCTTGCTTTCCTGGCGCTGGCCTCCGCCACCGCGCTGCCGGCCCTCGCCGCCCCCCAGATGGTCCAGCCGCTGCCGCAGGCCGGCTCCGATGCCGACCAGCTCGCCGCCGCGATGCGCACGGTCGGGGCCAATCCGCGCGACCTCAATGCGCTGATCGAGGCTGGCGAGCTGTCGCTCAAGCTCGGCGATGCAAGCGGCGCGGCGGCGCTGTTCAAGCGCGCCGACGAGATTGATCCGATGAACGGCCGGGTGAAGGCCGGGATGGCGCGCATCCTCGTGCAGCAGGAGCGGCCGGGCGAGGCGCTGCGCTATTTCGATCAGGCGGCGGGTTATGGCCTCGATCCGCGCAGCTTCGCGGGCGATCGCGGCCTCGCCTATGACCTGATCGGCGAACAGGAGCGGGCGCAGCGCGACTATCGCCTCGCGCTCAAGGCCGGGCCGCAGGACGAGGTGCAGCGTCGCTACGCGCTGTCGCTCGCCATTTCCGGGCGGCAGGAGGAGGCGCTGAAGGAGATCGAGCCGCTGCTGCGCGGCGGCGATCGCGGCGCATGGCGCGCGCGGGCCTTCATCCTGGCGATGGGCGGTGACGTCGCGGGCGCGGAGAAGATCGCGACGACGATGATGCCGGGCGGCATGGCCAGCGGGCTGGCGCCGTTCTTCCAGCGGCTGCCTTCGCTCGCGCCGGTCGACAAGGCCTTCGCGGTCCATTTCGGCGAGGTGCGCGCGAGCGCGGCGCGGCTGGCCGATGCACGGCTGACGCCATCGCTCCCGCCGCTCGGCCCGGATGCCGGTGCGCCGGTGCGCGTGGCGACCGTGACGCCGCCGGCAACGCCTCCGGTGGTCGAAACCGCGCGCAACCGTCGTGACCGGAGCAGGGGCAAGCCCGCCGCGCCGGTCGCGGTGGCGGCCGCCGCTACGTCCGTACCGTCGCCGGCCGCCGAGCCGTTGCCGCAGCCGCCCTCCTATCCCGGCAAGGGCGTGGTCTTCGCCGCGCCGAGCGAGGTCACGCAGAAGCTGCCGCCGCGCGCGCCTTATCAGGCGGTGCCGGCTTCGGAAGCCGCGCAGAAGCCGCTGCCGCCGATCGAGGTCGCTTCCGTCACCAATCCGCCGCCCGCCCCGGTCGAACCGCCGCGCCCGCGCCGTTCGTCGCGTCGCGCGCCGCCGAAGGGAGGCGAGGATTCGATCCTTGCGAAGATCATCGCCGGCATCGCGGTGCCCGAATCGGAGATGACCGAGGCGCGTCCGCCCGAGAAGAAAGTCGAAACTGTCGCCACGCGCCGCAAGGCCAGGGCGGAGGAAGCGGTCGAAACGGCTGACGCGACTCCGCCGAAACGCGGGCGGGGCAAGGCTGGTGCCAAGACCGAGGAACCGGCCGAAACCGCCGACGCAACTCCGCCCAGGCACGGCCGCGGCAAGGCCAGCGCGCGCGCCGAGGAGACCGATGCCGACGAGGCCAAGCCCAAGAAGCTGACCGCCGCGCAGAAAAAGGCCGAGGAAGCGAAGAAACTCGCCGCCACGAAGAAGGCGGAGGAAGCGAAGAAAGCCGCCGAGGAACGCAAGGCGGCCAAGGCCGAGCCGGCGCGGATCTGGGTGCAGGTTGCGGGCGGGGCGAACGAGGAGGATTTGCCGAAAGCGTGGGCGGCGGTGAAGGGCAAGACCGCGACGCTCGCCGGCAAGCACGCCTATACGACCAGGCTGCGCGCCACCAACCGCGTCGTCACCGGCCCGTTCAAGACGGAGGCCGAGGCCCGCGCGATGGTCAACAAGTTGGCGAAGGAGGGCGTGTCGGCCTTCACCTTCACCAGCAATGCCGGCCAGAAGATGACCAAGATCGAGGGCAAATGA
- the ftsZ gene encoding cell division protein FtsZ, with protein sequence MGIEFITPETDELTPRIAVIGVGGAGGNAIANMMRAEVQGVDFLVANTDAQALKQSTAPEKIQLGAKITQGLGAGSRPEIGRAAAEETIEDLSKRLEGAHMCFIAAGMGGGTGTGAAPVIAKAARDMGILTVGVVTKPFAFEGNRRAKSADAGIEELQKYVDTLIVIPNQNLFLIANANTTFKQAFEMADEVLQQGVRGITDLMVMPGLINLDFADVRSVMQEMGKAMMGTGEADGDDRALVAAQKAIANPLLDGVSMQGAKGVIISITGGEDMRLLEVDEAANHIRELVDPEANIIWGSAFNPELEGKIRVSVVATGIEAEARTDAPVPEPARAFSFSAPRRAEPAPPAASAAPAAEPAPAAEQPAAAPAPEQPEIELTDVVAQPEAAAPAEDELLLGSETIVPEPAPAAPPAAEESTPKVFEDDAPAPAGRRRWLSSGADTGEEAAPAPRVKLGGTLFERMQNASRGTQRATEGEDKDSLDIPRFLHRQNNQ encoded by the coding sequence ATGGGAATCGAATTCATCACCCCGGAAACGGATGAGCTGACGCCGCGCATCGCGGTGATCGGCGTTGGCGGCGCGGGCGGCAACGCGATCGCCAACATGATGCGTGCCGAGGTGCAGGGGGTTGATTTCCTTGTCGCCAACACGGACGCGCAGGCGCTGAAACAGTCGACCGCGCCGGAGAAGATTCAGCTCGGCGCGAAGATCACGCAGGGCCTTGGCGCGGGCAGCCGGCCGGAGATCGGCCGCGCCGCCGCCGAGGAGACGATCGAGGACCTGTCGAAGCGACTCGAGGGCGCCCACATGTGCTTCATCGCCGCCGGCATGGGCGGCGGCACCGGCACCGGCGCGGCCCCCGTCATCGCCAAGGCGGCGCGCGACATGGGCATCCTGACCGTCGGCGTCGTCACCAAGCCGTTCGCGTTCGAGGGCAATCGTCGCGCCAAGTCCGCTGATGCGGGGATCGAGGAACTCCAGAAGTACGTCGATACGCTGATCGTCATCCCGAACCAGAATCTGTTCCTGATCGCCAACGCCAACACCACCTTCAAGCAGGCCTTCGAGATGGCCGACGAGGTGCTGCAGCAGGGCGTGCGCGGCATCACCGACCTGATGGTGATGCCGGGCCTCATCAACCTCGACTTCGCCGACGTCCGCTCGGTGATGCAGGAGATGGGCAAGGCGATGATGGGCACCGGCGAGGCCGACGGTGACGACCGCGCGCTGGTCGCCGCGCAGAAGGCGATCGCCAACCCCCTGCTCGACGGCGTGTCGATGCAGGGCGCGAAGGGCGTCATCATCTCGATTACCGGTGGCGAGGACATGCGCCTGCTGGAAGTGGACGAGGCCGCCAACCACATCCGCGAACTGGTCGATCCGGAAGCGAACATCATCTGGGGTTCGGCCTTCAACCCGGAGCTGGAGGGCAAGATCCGCGTGTCGGTCGTCGCCACCGGCATCGAGGCGGAGGCGCGCACCGACGCGCCCGTGCCGGAGCCAGCGCGCGCATTCAGCTTCTCCGCGCCGCGGCGCGCCGAGCCGGCGCCGCCCGCCGCATCCGCCGCCCCGGCGGCGGAACCGGCTCCTGCCGCCGAGCAGCCCGCCGCCGCTCCCGCGCCCGAGCAGCCGGAAATCGAGCTGACCGATGTCGTCGCGCAGCCCGAGGCCGCCGCTCCGGCGGAGGACGAACTGCTGCTCGGCAGCGAAACGATCGTGCCTGAACCCGCGCCGGCCGCTCCGCCGGCCGCCGAGGAATCGACGCCGAAGGTGTTCGAGGACGATGCGCCCGCGCCGGCCGGCCGACGCCGCTGGCTGTCGTCGGGTGCCGATACGGGCGAGGAAGCCGCGCCCGCGCCGCGCGTCAAGCTGGGCGGCACCTTGTTCGAGCGGATGCAGAACGCCTCGCGCGGGACGCAGCGCGCGACCGAGGGCGAGGACAAGGATTCGCTGGATATCCCGCGCTTCCTGCATCGCCAGAACAACCAGTAA
- the ftsA gene encoding cell division protein FtsA yields MAKAAPEGLITALDIGTSKVSAMIAQKGDGGELIVLGTGQRESKGVKRGYIADMAATEVAVREAVEQAERIAGINIENVWAGFSAGGLVSDEAFIESELNGHRIEQADIDALLQEGRQSIDPQGRMVLHAQPALYTIDGLEGVKKPLGLHADRLGVHIHVIAADGSPVRNLDLCVRSAHLEVKSIIASPVATGFACLSDEERDLGVALVEIGAGITNVSLFAGEMLVGLKSIPIGSADITDDIASAFGTTRGQAERMKCFHGSANASPRDNHEMITIRTPANEEDGDALQITKAALIAVIRTRLEQLVGEVQAALKELKFEGPINRQVVLTGGGAELKGIADYAQQVLGRSVRIGRPRGLTGLPEAHAGPGFAALAGLAFFAANDPIDLRGLVPQQQQQVYRPKGLRALKRLFQTVKANY; encoded by the coding sequence ATGGCGAAAGCGGCACCTGAAGGTCTCATCACCGCGCTGGACATCGGCACGTCCAAGGTTTCGGCGATGATCGCGCAGAAGGGCGACGGCGGCGAGCTGATCGTGCTCGGCACCGGGCAGCGCGAATCGAAGGGCGTGAAGCGCGGATACATTGCCGACATGGCCGCGACCGAGGTGGCGGTGCGCGAGGCGGTGGAGCAGGCGGAGCGGATCGCGGGGATCAATATCGAGAACGTCTGGGCGGGATTTTCCGCCGGCGGCCTCGTGTCCGACGAAGCGTTCATCGAATCCGAGCTGAACGGCCACCGCATCGAGCAGGCGGATATCGACGCGCTGCTTCAGGAGGGCCGCCAGTCGATCGACCCGCAGGGGCGCATGGTGCTCCACGCACAGCCCGCGCTCTACACGATCGACGGGCTTGAAGGCGTGAAGAAGCCGCTCGGCCTCCACGCCGACCGGCTCGGCGTCCATATCCATGTCATCGCGGCGGACGGCTCGCCGGTGCGCAACCTCGATCTGTGCGTGCGCTCGGCGCATCTGGAGGTGAAGTCGATCATCGCCTCGCCGGTGGCGACCGGATTCGCCTGCCTGTCGGACGAGGAGCGCGATCTCGGCGTCGCGCTGGTCGAGATCGGGGCGGGCATCACCAACGTTTCGCTGTTCGCGGGAGAGATGCTGGTCGGCCTCAAGTCGATCCCGATCGGCTCGGCCGACATCACCGACGACATCGCCTCCGCCTTCGGCACGACGCGCGGGCAGGCGGAGCGGATGAAATGCTTCCACGGCTCGGCCAATGCGTCCCCACGCGACAACCATGAGATGATAACGATCCGCACCCCGGCGAACGAGGAGGACGGCGACGCGCTCCAGATCACCAAGGCGGCGCTGATCGCGGTGATCCGCACCCGGCTGGAGCAACTGGTCGGCGAGGTGCAGGCGGCGCTCAAGGAATTGAAATTCGAGGGGCCGATCAACCGCCAGGTGGTGCTCACCGGCGGCGGCGCGGAGTTGAAGGGGATCGCCGATTACGCGCAGCAGGTGCTGGGCCGCTCGGTGCGCATCGGGCGGCCGCGCGGGCTGACCGGGCTGCCGGAAGCGCATGCCGGGCCGGGCTTCGCGGCGCTGGCGGGGCTGGCCTTCTTCGCCGCCAACGATCCGATCGATCTGCGCGGGCTGGTGCCCCAGCAACAACAGCAGGTTTACCGGCCGAAAGGACTGAGGGCGCTCAAACGCCTCTTTCAAACGGTGAAGGCCAATTATTGA
- a CDS encoding cell division protein FtsQ/DivIB, whose amino-acid sequence MSRQPVRRSPPRRPGAPKRRKASLGDRLIAKLPISHDTLRRAVTWSMLGLGGAVAIAAATWLGLPGMVGDAIAEGAGRAGLRVEQVDITGLKRMDRETVYAIALENQTAQRPLLAVDLEAVRKRLLAYGWIADAYVSRRFPDRLLIHIVEREPAAIWQNEGQLTLIDATGTLLDPVDPNHMPAGLPLMIGPGAAQQEDGYQKLLAAAPALRPRVKAATWVGNRRWDLTFDTGETLLLPQDGAAQALVKFAEMDGAKPLLGKGWVRFDMRDPTKLVARKPGPESSRADADAGENGGGTTSEMRVARVGDV is encoded by the coding sequence ATGAGCCGCCAGCCCGTCCGCCGCTCGCCGCCCCGCCGGCCCGGCGCGCCGAAGCGGCGCAAGGCCTCGCTCGGCGACCGGCTGATCGCCAAGCTGCCGATCAGCCACGACACGCTGCGCCGCGCGGTGACGTGGAGCATGCTCGGCCTCGGCGGGGCGGTGGCGATCGCGGCGGCGACATGGCTTGGCCTGCCCGGCATGGTCGGCGATGCGATCGCGGAGGGTGCGGGCCGCGCCGGGCTGCGCGTCGAGCAGGTCGATATCACCGGCCTCAAGCGGATGGATCGCGAGACGGTCTATGCCATCGCGCTGGAGAATCAGACGGCGCAGCGCCCGCTGCTGGCGGTTGATCTGGAGGCGGTGCGCAAGCGGCTGCTAGCCTACGGCTGGATCGCGGACGCCTATGTCTCGCGGCGCTTCCCCGACAGGCTGCTGATCCATATCGTCGAGCGCGAGCCGGCGGCGATCTGGCAGAACGAGGGCCAGCTCACGCTGATCGACGCCACCGGCACTTTGCTCGATCCGGTCGATCCGAACCATATGCCGGCGGGCCTGCCGCTGATGATCGGCCCCGGCGCGGCGCAGCAGGAGGACGGCTATCAGAAGCTGCTTGCCGCTGCCCCGGCGCTGCGCCCGCGCGTCAAGGCGGCCACATGGGTGGGCAACCGGCGCTGGGATCTGACCTTCGACACCGGCGAGACGCTGCTGCTGCCGCAGGACGGCGCGGCGCAGGCGCTGGTCAAGTTCGCCGAGATGGACGGCGCGAAGCCGCTGCTCGGCAAGGGCTGGGTGCGCTTCGACATGCGCGATCCGACCAAGCTGGTCGCGCGCAAGCCGGGGCCGGAAAGCAGTCGCGCCGATGCCGATGCGGGGGAAAACGGCGGCGGCACCACCAGCGAGATGCGCGTCGCGCGCGTCGGCGACGTCTGA
- a CDS encoding D-alanine--D-alanine ligase, with translation MPDRRPLHIVVLMGGWSAEREVSLSSGAGIAGALESLGHRVTRIDMQRDVAARLAEARPDVVFNALHGSPGEDGTVQGMMDLLGLTYTHSGLATSVIAIDKVLTKNQLVPHGIPMPGGRVVKSAELFEGDPLARPYVLKPVNEGSSVGIAIVTADGNYGSPIGRDVQGPWQDFEELLAEPYVRGRELTTAVLEGPGGPRALGVTELRPKSGFYDYDAKYTDGMTEHLFPAPVPDEIAEACRQIALDAHRLLGCKGCSRADFRWDDERGVEGLFLLEVNTQPGMTPLSLVPEQARHTGMSYAELVQAIVDAALREKGA, from the coding sequence GTGCCTGACCGTCGTCCCCTCCACATCGTCGTGCTGATGGGCGGCTGGTCGGCGGAGCGCGAGGTTTCGCTGTCGTCGGGCGCGGGGATCGCCGGGGCGCTGGAGTCGCTCGGCCATCGCGTCACGCGGATCGACATGCAGCGCGACGTCGCCGCGCGGCTGGCGGAGGCGCGGCCCGACGTGGTGTTCAACGCGCTGCACGGCTCGCCGGGCGAGGACGGCACGGTGCAGGGGATGATGGACCTGCTCGGCCTCACCTATACCCATTCCGGCCTCGCCACCTCGGTGATCGCGATCGACAAGGTGCTGACCAAGAACCAGCTCGTGCCCCACGGCATCCCGATGCCGGGCGGGCGCGTGGTGAAGTCGGCCGAATTGTTCGAAGGCGATCCGCTCGCGCGCCCCTATGTGCTGAAGCCGGTCAACGAAGGCTCGTCGGTCGGCATCGCGATCGTCACGGCGGACGGCAATTACGGCTCCCCGATCGGTCGCGACGTGCAGGGACCGTGGCAGGATTTCGAGGAACTGCTCGCCGAGCCTTATGTGCGCGGGCGCGAGTTGACCACCGCCGTGCTGGAGGGGCCGGGCGGCCCCCGCGCGCTGGGCGTCACGGAGCTGCGGCCCAAGAGCGGCTTCTACGATTACGACGCCAAATATACCGACGGGATGACCGAGCATCTCTTCCCCGCCCCGGTGCCGGACGAGATCGCCGAGGCGTGCAGGCAGATCGCGCTCGACGCGCATCGGCTGCTCGGCTGCAAGGGGTGCAGCCGTGCCGATTTCCGCTGGGATGACGAGCGCGGCGTTGAAGGGCTGTTCCTGCTGGAAGTGAACACCCAGCCGGGGATGACGCCGCTCAGCCTCGTTCCCGAACAGGCGCGGCACACCGGCATGAGCTATGCCGAGCTGGTGCAGGCGATCGTCGACGCCGCGCTGCGGGAGAAGGGCGCATGA
- the murB gene encoding UDP-N-acetylmuramate dehydrogenase, with product MPEVAGKLTPNAPLAPLVWFKAGGAAQWLFEPRDADDLAQFMARLDPAMPVLALGLGSNLIVRDGGVPGVVVRLGKPFARVEVLDVTTLRCGGGASGILVSSTARDAGIAGVEFLRSIPGTVGGFVRMNGGAYGRETADVLVECEVVLRSGERRTLTAADLRYSYRHSELPEGAVVVSATFRGVPGEPEVIQAEMDRIATSREASQPLRSKTGGSTFKNPPGGKAWALVDAAGCRGLRRGDAQVSEKHTNFLLNLGNATSADIEGLGEDVRARVKAASGVTLEWEIQRVGVAS from the coding sequence ATGCCCGAGGTCGCGGGGAAGCTCACCCCGAACGCTCCGCTCGCGCCGCTCGTCTGGTTCAAGGCGGGCGGTGCGGCGCAATGGCTGTTCGAGCCGAGGGACGCGGACGATCTCGCGCAATTCATGGCGCGGCTCGATCCGGCGATGCCGGTGTTGGCGCTGGGGCTGGGATCGAATTTGATCGTGCGCGATGGCGGCGTGCCGGGCGTGGTGGTGCGGCTCGGCAAGCCCTTCGCGCGGGTCGAGGTGCTGGACGTGACGACGCTGCGATGCGGCGGCGGGGCGAGCGGCATCCTGGTTTCCTCCACCGCGCGCGACGCCGGAATCGCGGGCGTCGAGTTCCTGCGTTCGATCCCCGGCACGGTCGGCGGCTTCGTGCGGATGAACGGCGGCGCCTATGGGCGCGAGACGGCGGACGTGCTGGTCGAATGCGAGGTCGTGCTGCGCTCCGGCGAGCGGCGCACGCTGACGGCGGCGGACCTGCGTTACAGCTATCGCCATTCCGAGCTGCCGGAAGGTGCGGTGGTGGTGAGCGCCACTTTCCGGGGCGTGCCGGGGGAACCGGAAGTCATTCAGGCGGAAATGGACCGCATCGCCACCTCGCGCGAGGCATCGCAGCCGCTGCGATCAAAGACCGGCGGCTCGACCTTCAAGAACCCGCCGGGCGGGAAGGCGTGGGCGCTGGTCGATGCGGCCGGGTGCCGGGGCCTGCGCCGGGGCGACGCGCAGGTGAGCGAGAAGCACACCAATTTCCTCCTCAACCTCGGCAACGCCACCAGTGCCGATATCGAGGGGCTGGGCGAGGACGTGCGCGCGCGGGTGAAGGCGGCGAGCGGTGTCACGCTCGAATGGGAAATCCAGCGCGTCGGGGTGGCGTCGTGA